A genomic region of Alicyclobacillus sp. SO9 contains the following coding sequences:
- a CDS encoding MFS transporter produces the protein MTSTNTTLPHYHKEGRVGQSQRHWLVVGTVCIGAFMAALDASIVNIALPTLQRQFHVSMSLVSWVSLAYLLTLAAVIVPLGRMADMFGRSWMYSTGFIVFAVSSALCGFSGNLPFLLGARVLQAIGAGMLQANSVSIITAYTPASDRGKAIGFQASAQGIGLSLGPAIGGALLAAFGWKWIFFVNVPVGIIGTILGFRWLPKDKVGQAREKFDMWGTLLLAPTLVSLMYLLNTGVKQGMGGKMYASLAVSVVCFLLFIFVEHRTRHPLINLSIFRNRTFSVGNTGGVLSFAVMYAVIFLVPFFLERVALLSAFTSGLYLTIIPAGMAVSTPFAGMISDKVGSRLPTLAGMASAMVGLLSLTQISPGHNQWWLVAGLLFTGLGLGLYTPPNNASVMGSVTRNMLGVAGGVLNMARTLGMSFGVTAGGLLYELFLLSQHVTEHSASPLEMNRAFHMSFTGVLVLASITLLLAAIKPGVENAKNDA, from the coding sequence ATGACATCCACGAATACAACCCTGCCGCATTATCATAAGGAAGGCAGAGTTGGCCAGTCGCAGCGGCATTGGCTTGTTGTGGGAACAGTGTGTATCGGTGCCTTTATGGCTGCTCTGGATGCAAGTATTGTCAATATTGCACTGCCGACGCTGCAACGACAGTTTCACGTCTCTATGAGTTTGGTATCTTGGGTAAGTCTTGCGTACTTACTGACACTGGCGGCCGTCATAGTGCCGCTGGGAAGAATGGCAGATATGTTCGGTAGAAGTTGGATGTACAGTACCGGTTTTATTGTTTTTGCTGTTTCATCAGCGTTATGTGGATTTTCCGGGAATTTGCCCTTTCTGCTCGGGGCACGGGTATTACAGGCCATTGGAGCTGGCATGTTGCAAGCCAACAGTGTTTCTATCATTACGGCCTATACGCCCGCATCAGACAGGGGAAAGGCGATTGGCTTTCAGGCCAGTGCTCAGGGCATTGGGCTCAGCCTAGGCCCTGCCATCGGCGGCGCTTTGTTGGCAGCGTTCGGCTGGAAGTGGATTTTCTTCGTAAATGTACCTGTGGGAATCATCGGCACCATTCTCGGCTTCAGGTGGCTGCCAAAAGACAAAGTGGGACAAGCCCGAGAGAAGTTCGACATGTGGGGAACGTTGCTGTTGGCACCAACCCTTGTATCCCTGATGTATCTGCTGAATACCGGAGTGAAACAGGGAATGGGCGGCAAAATGTATGCGAGTCTTGCTGTTAGTGTAGTCTGCTTTCTGCTGTTTATCTTTGTGGAACACAGGACCCGTCATCCTCTTATTAACCTGTCCATCTTCCGCAACCGGACTTTTTCAGTTGGAAACACCGGAGGGGTTCTGTCCTTTGCCGTCATGTACGCGGTTATTTTTCTGGTCCCCTTCTTTCTCGAGCGGGTCGCCCTGCTGTCTGCGTTTACCAGTGGCCTATACCTCACTATCATTCCAGCGGGCATGGCTGTTTCGACTCCGTTCGCTGGTATGATTTCAGACAAGGTGGGATCCCGTTTGCCCACTCTGGCCGGTATGGCATCAGCCATGGTAGGTCTGCTGTCCTTGACCCAAATATCTCCCGGGCACAACCAGTGGTGGCTCGTAGCAGGTCTTTTGTTCACAGGACTTGGACTGGGGCTTTATACGCCACCAAACAATGCAAGCGTCATGGGAAGTGTAACAAGGAACATGCTTGGGGTCGCAGGCGGCGTCCTCAATATGGCACGTACTTTGGGTATGAGTTTTGGTGTTACTGCGGGCGGGCTCTTATACGAGTTGTTCTTGCTCAGCCAGCATGTGACTGAGCACAGTGCGAGCCCGCTTGAAATGAATCGTGCCTTCCACATGTCGTTTACAGGAGTTCTGGTTTTGGCGTCCATAACGCTGCTGTTGGCGGCCATTAAGCCTGGCGTCGAAAACGCAAAGAACGACGCTTAA